In Caretta caretta isolate rCarCar2 chromosome 15, rCarCar1.hap1, whole genome shotgun sequence, the genomic stretch aggaagttgATGTCAGACAGGATTAGAAATTTTCCTATATTCCTTGTTCAAAATAATAACTAACGAAGTTGCTGAACAACTGAGTGATGGAGAAGCTGAGCAACAGAAAAGTCTCAAATTGACAACTAGTATTGTAGCATTTTCCTTAGAAACAAAGTGAACTTAATTGTGGTCTTAGACCTGTGTCAGAGGAATAAGGTTGGCTAGGAAGTTGAAAACCTAATCCACTGCAGTAGCCTATCAGTTCACTTAGTCAAACAGGTGAGTTAATGAAAAATTTACCAAATAAAATTGATTGGAATTTTGTTTAAACTATGGATGTATTTCAAAACCTAATGTATAGATGACCGACTGTTCTATGTATTTATAGAACAATAGTGTAATCTCTAAATTTAGAGTCAATTTGGCAGGCCAGCATTATCTGGACCACTCAGTGACCCAGTTCTCTGCAGCTAACTTAGAATAACTGAAGCCCAGCTGTGTCTGATTTACAGAAAATCTAATATTCAGAGATTTTTACAACAGATCAATCTCTTGGCAGAGATTTCCCCATTTTAGTAATCTACTGTGCTCTGCATTCCTTCTGTGGCAATGTGCCTGAGCAGCAGTTAAGGGTCCATAATGTCTCAATCTAAGCTTTCCTAGAGCTAATTTATTAAAATTCCAAAGAATGTGAGGAGAGAAATATCTAGGCTAATCATGGTAGTTGAGGTAGTCGTGTTAAGGGACTCATGTGACTCTTGGATATACCAATTCCCCCTGCCTGTATGCAACTAGATCTCTTGAATTAGAACCTCTGTTTACCTCGGGTTCTCTAAACTAAACACTGTCTAGAACATAAGCCTGATTCAGGGTcctctgaaatcactgggagccctctcattaactttaatgggattcAGGTGAGGCCTGTTCTGACTGGAGAATCAGGAATCTGAGGCTAATTGCTTGAGCTCCCATGATCCCTGTCCTCCAAGTTGTTTCTTAAATGCAGGACGATTTCACTTGTGTCTGAAGTGACCATCAGAGTTGCCCTTAGACCATCCTTGCCCTCAGTctactccccacccctccccctttcttGTTGGAAAAATTTGCCATTCAAATTTGTCAGCCTGAAGATTCAGGAAAAGTAAACTTCTGATTTTTTAAGTCTAACTTCTGCATCTTCTATTTGCTACTGTGGATGTCCCTTACAATTTATTCTCCTGTAGGGTTGACCTGTAATATCTGGAAAGAGAATTTTTCCTATCTTTTTCCCTCCAGATTTTTGCTTTGGAGATATTATTCCCTGTGGTGTCTAGTTTCTTGTGGTAGGAGAGATGAGTTTAGATGCCAATTTAAGACCTTAGCATGTCTCCAGGAAGGGTTGAGTATATAACATTGACTTTTCCGTTTTCATATTAGAAATAGTAAATCTAAATCAGAGCTTTATGTAAAAGTTTGTGGTGTCTGTAGTTTCGTGTGTTTTTTGTATACAGAGATTATCCTACATGGCTTTGAGTGAAATGGACATGTAGGTAGTGCTTTGTAGCTCAATTATAGTGTTTACAATGTGTCTCTACTTAGAGCGTAGGGGACATAAGAGTCTAATTAGAAAATTACCTTGTCCTTTACAGTTCATCTCTTCCCTTAAATATTATCACATTCTTGCTTGAGAGGCTTTTGCAAGCTGGAAAAAATACAGGGTATATCTACatggcaaaaacaaacaaatccacagctgtaagtctcagagcccaggtctacagacttaGGCTTGTGTTATGATGCTACAAATAGCCACGTAGCTGCTTGGGCTCTGGTGccctgggatgggatgggaggctTCAGAGCCCACACTTCAGCCTGAGCCAAAACGTCTACACAACTATCTTTAGTGCTGtagcatgagcctgagtctgtagacttGGGATATGAGACTTGTTGCTAATACCCATAGTGACATTCTTTTATTATTCTGATGTATAACTGCTTTtaagagtggtttttttttttttttgaggtcaAGATTAAAGCTTACACTTTATTTAGCCATTGAACTGTCTTCCCAAAACATCTGGGTCCTCGTCAATATCTTTATAGAGGAGCTCTATGGAGACTTTATTTAGGAAGTGCAACTTATACTTCTAGccactgcttcagaggaaggcataaTTGTCTCCCATGACTTAATTTCCTAATAGCACAGTGTAGAAAGTGCTATCTTCATGATTCCAGCTTAGAAACTGGTTAGTATCTTGAATCATCAGAACTGAGTCTCAGTAATTTTAAGTATCTTAATGTAGTTCTCTGGGAATGGAAGCGGAACAATACATCAAGGCTTCAATAATGTTTCTAATGGTGCTGGATGACTGTTACACTGCAATCATTATACATTGTCTTCTGTGACATTGCCCCTGTAGTCTCCATTGTCTAGTCagggaaaaatgtttaaaatatgttgGCTAACATTTTCAGAAACATCTCTTCTAGTCAAGATGAGGCCTGTGGGAATTGTGTACACTGTCATGTCATCACAGAAAGAGGATGCCTTGTATGCAGTCTCTTAATCAGAATTTGCAGTTGCAGTATCATGAAGGACAAAGAGGTTTCCAATCACAGAGCTGCTATTCTCCAAACTGTTTGCTTTGTGACCCTGCCACTTTCTAGTATATGCAGCTGTTGGTGTATACCTTGGATCTGTATTCTGGAAGTAAAAAGGTACCCCCAACAGCTTTCTGGTTCCTCTAACTTCGGCTACATCAGCTGAAATCGATAAAGTAGAGGGGATGGAAGGTCTGCATGGCTTTGCACAGTTAGTACTTGGGGAGGACAATAGTTCTTTCGTATAGCTTTCTTCTGCTGGGAAAGCATTTTAAAAGGCCACTCACTTTATATCAAACTTGTCTGAAATTGCTCTTATTACTGTAAGAATTAATGACTAACATCACTAAACCTGAAAGATCAacttttttcatcatttttacaTTGTGCATTTGCACGCACCTTGTGTATAATCATACTTTCTCCTGTAGTCATATTtcgtgtgtgtgaaagagaaaagaaactaAAACATTCCCCAGAAAATAGAAACAGACTTGGTGGCAGGTATAGAACTttgaaattgactagatttcaagtggGTGTCCTTTTGACTTAACTAAAAGTGTGTATTTAAGTTTGCGTTGTCTTGTTAAAATGGATTAACTGTCTTGATGAATGTACTAGCCCTACAAATGCTCTGGAGAGTACCTGCAAAACTGTTTGACAGGCCAGTTTCATAGACCACtcagaaaacattaaaaagaaaaggagtacttgtggcaccttagaacaCGAAAAAAccgtgtgtatataaatctcctcactgtattttccactgaatgcatccaatgaagtgagctgtagctcatgaaagcttatgctcaaataaattggtcagtctctaaggtgccacaagtactccttttctttttgcaaatacagactaacacagctgctactctgaaacctgtcagaaaacaTACTAAGATTGTCAGTTGAAAGCATAAGAATAGCAGTGGgtgattggggggagggaaggaaatagCAAATACAGATTTATTTTCTATTCCTGTGAATATCTGGCATACAGTTTAATGGCTTTTTCGTCTTCTTGTTTAGCACGTGTGTTGTGACTGCAAGAAGGATTTTTGCTCAGTTTGTTCAGTCTTACAAGAAAATCTCAGAAGATGTTCTACGTGTCACTTGTTACAAGGGACAGCATTTCAGCGGCCTCAGTTAATGCGACTGAAAGTCAAGGATCTGCGTCAGTATCTGATCCTTAGAAACATACCAACAGATACTTGTCGAGAAAAAGACGACTTGGTGGATCTTGTACTCTGCCATCATGGATTAGGTTCTGAGGATACAGACACTAGTAGCTTGCATTCTTCAAGGTCACAGACTTCTAGTTTTTTTACACATCCATTTTCTCTGTCTGTATCAGTGTCATCCTCTCAAGGAGAACTTACAAATAGAAGAGGAAGCACAGAAAATGGACCACCTGTACAGGTACAGTACCAGTAGTTGTGGTCTTACAATGAACTTAAAGTGCTGtctgctactttttttttttttttaaatataccagTGGGCAGGTGTAGGGTCTTCACGAAATACTTTTTTTACATCCTGCACTTGAAAATGGAAGAACATGGGTAATTGGGACAAGACTGTGATCACTTTAAACTGTAACAGCTAACGTTAGCATAAGCTTTCCAATTTGAGTGTCATCTGTTACCTGTTTTAAAGCATTTTCCTTACTATACCAGAGGGGGTTGTTTATCCTGATCTGATTCATTGTATATGCAGGGACAAGGTGGAATGCCTTCAGCAAATAacgaagaagaggaagaagaagaaaatgcagAAGAGCAGGTGAGAAATATGAACCACCTAAAGAGTAAACTAGACCTATTTGGCATCTGACATAGAAAACCATGCAGAGCCTTAACACTGTTAATTTAGTTTGAGTGAACTAGGCTGTGGTGATGCGTGTTAacatcaatatttgaaaatattgtttaaaaaaaaagtaaatcctTTAAACTATAGCAGGGATtagctaaaattaaaaataagacatAATTGGTGTGTTTCAGACCCCTAGCATGTCCAGAAAGCGAGCAAGAGCATCACTGTCTGATATTTCAAGTCTAGAAGATATTGAAAGGTCAAGTGTTCGACAGCTGAAGGAAATACTTGCTCGTAATTTTGTCAACTATTCAGGATGCTGCGAAAAATGGGAACTTGTGGAGAAAGTGAGCAGGCTCTATAGAGAGAGTGAGGAAAATCACAGGACACGTAGGTGTTcgtttttgttcttgtttttttctccttaaaaTTAACTCTTGTTCTCTCGTGACTGGCTTTGACAATGGGTGTTGTGAGTGCTTTTGTCAGCTGCAACAACTGAAAAGCTATTTTAACTGTACTAGCTGTGTCCAGAATAGCTGAAGCTATGCTAGATCTGGCATGTGAGTTACACTGTTGATCAGTATGTGTTGTTAGTTCCCAAGATTGTACTGTTTTGATGACTTTTGCTGAAGCTAAATAAACTTGATCATTCTCACTTCAGCTTTCCTCAGAGTAGTTAAATTGGTAACAACTGCACTATTGAAAACCAACCCATTAGAGAAAATGAAATAGTTTTGCACCCCCATACCTTTCACTGTGGTTTCACAAAGTGTTAGTTTTTTCTATGCCAAAAAAATCCCACTATTTCAGAAGAGAACTCCTAATTTTTAGTGATGTTACTACTTCTCAGTGATAAAAGCTACACTGGCAAAAATCCCTCTGCCAGGGGACCAGTCTCTCTCTGTGGCATAGCTGTGAAGCCATTGCTAGGACAAGTGATGGTTTTCTGATCAAGTTTCtggtgtttttcctaaagctagcATTTTAACAAATATGGTTGCAATGTGTTTATAAACTAAGCACAACTGAATTAAATTGTCACAATTCTGCCACTCAAACAGTTACAGTATCATTTTGGGACAGTTTAAATGTGAACTTgaagatttttttcctgtttctctaACATCTTACAAAATGTGAAAGATTAACACCCAATCTACTTTTCATCATACACCATGACTGCTCTTTCATTTAATTCTACATCTTTACTAAATGCTTCATAAATCTTATGTCCCAATAGCAATTTTTGTAAGGTTGTATTTAGCCCTGTTAATAATATTGCATACATATCTGTAGTGATCAAAGTCCTTTACAAAGAGGGAGTTAAGTATTGTTCTCCATGTTTAACAAATGATATAAAACTAAGGCCCAGTGGTGGGATGACTTTGACCCTGCTATGACAGTGGGTGTGACAGAGCTGGATTGATACCTGTATTTGAATCCTAGTCAGTACACTTTTCACTGGACCATGTGACATCACAGAGGTTATCTGATCCTAAATAAAGGACAAAACCATACTCTGCATCACTTAGCTTAATCTTACTCAGTTTATAATGGTTGTAAACTAAATCTTTATTTTACCATAGCTTTACTGTAAATGCAGATGAAAATGACATGATGCTGAAATGAGTTAACTTAGTTTCCTACATGTCTGGGATAGAATTTAGCTGCTTTTGCCATGGCCTGAATTTCTCTAAATCTTAACCCTGTCTGTTGATTTGCAGAGGGAGAGAAGATACAACTGCATGAGAACGATGATAATCTGTGTAGGATCTGCATGGATGCAGTAATTGACTGTGTTCTTCTGGAATGTGGTCACATGGTCACCTGCACAAAGTGTGGCAAAAGAATGAGTGAGTGTCCGATCTGTAGACAGTATGTTGTACGAGCAGTGCATGTATTTAAATCTTAAGaccaaaaacacattttatagcCATCCGGAGTTCCTGTATTTCTGGGGGCAGGACTGATGAAGCTTGTTATGACGAACATTAGTTTCAATATGAATCAAACATTTTGAACAGCAGGCTATAGAAGCATTTGAAACACTTTCCTGTATTGTTATTAAAATTGCAGTTTGGTGATATGTACTGCAGGAGCTGCCTGAGTTACCTTATAAAGCCATGAAGTGTTTACAGCAGATCTAGCATCACTTAGTGCTCTCTTCTGAAGAACACCATAATCATTAGTTTGCTGAAGGGTCTAGTATAGTCAACAGAAAACTGCTTTACCATGACCATATTGTTGGATGACTCTAGCCTGGTTCATTTGGTGCATATGCATTGCTCCTGGCAAATAGACTTGTGTAGTATTTAATAGGCATTAAATAGAATGTAACTGTTCTGACACTAGTGCTACAAGGGTGTTAAAACAGTCGATAAACCAAGATTGTAGAAAGCATTGCCGTTGCATAAAGGTAAAGCTAATCTAATCTATTTTCCTGCTTATTACTTTGTTCCGAATGTCGGTCTGATTACATGTATACTGTCCACTAACAGT encodes the following:
- the RNF34 gene encoding E3 ubiquitin-protein ligase RNF34 isoform X1 → MKEVRLEWMIRRPFWPYLLGLEEGRTYSRPASLKAGATSMWASCCGLLNEVMGTGAVRGQQPGFGGGTGPFRFAPNTDFSAYPSSGASIVCKACGLSFSVFRKKHVCCDCKKDFCSVCSVLQENLRRCSTCHLLQGTAFQRPQLMRLKVKDLRQYLILRNIPTDTCREKDDLVDLVLCHHGLGSEDTDTSSLHSSRSQTSSFFTHPFSLSVSVSSSQGELTNRRGSTENGPPVQGQGGMPSANNEEEEEEENAEEQTPSMSRKRARASLSDISSLEDIERSSVRQLKEILARNFVNYSGCCEKWELVEKVSRLYRESEENHRTQGEKIQLHENDDNLCRICMDAVIDCVLLECGHMVTCTKCGKRMSECPICRQYVVRAVHVFKS
- the RNF34 gene encoding E3 ubiquitin-protein ligase RNF34 isoform X3, which codes for MKAGATSMWASCCGLLNEVMGTGAVRGQQPGFGGGTGPFRFAPNTDFSAYPSSGASIVCKACGLSFSVFRKKHVCCDCKKDFCSVCSVLQENLRRCSTCHLLQGTAFQRPQLMRLKVKDLRQYLILRNIPTDTCREKDDLVDLVLCHHGLGSEDTDTSSLHSSRSQTSSFFTHPFSLSVSVSSSQGELTNRRGSTENGPPVQGQGGMPSANNEEEEEEENAEEQTPSMSRKRARASLSDISSLEDIERSSVRQLKEILARNFVNYSGCCEKWELVEKVSRLYRESEENHRTQGEKIQLHENDDNLCRICMDAVIDCVLLECGHMVTCTKCGKRMSECPICRQYVVRAVHVFKS
- the RNF34 gene encoding E3 ubiquitin-protein ligase RNF34 isoform X2 gives rise to the protein MIRRPFWPYLLGLEEGRTYSRPASLKAGATSMWASCCGLLNEVMGTGAVRGQQPGFGGGTGPFRFAPNTDFSAYPSSGASIVCKACGLSFSVFRKKHVCCDCKKDFCSVCSVLQENLRRCSTCHLLQGTAFQRPQLMRLKVKDLRQYLILRNIPTDTCREKDDLVDLVLCHHGLGSEDTDTSSLHSSRSQTSSFFTHPFSLSVSVSSSQGELTNRRGSTENGPPVQGQGGMPSANNEEEEEEENAEEQTPSMSRKRARASLSDISSLEDIERSSVRQLKEILARNFVNYSGCCEKWELVEKVSRLYRESEENHRTQGEKIQLHENDDNLCRICMDAVIDCVLLECGHMVTCTKCGKRMSECPICRQYVVRAVHVFKS
- the RNF34 gene encoding E3 ubiquitin-protein ligase RNF34 isoform X4, with protein sequence MWASCCGLLNEVMGTGAVRGQQPGFGGGTGPFRFAPNTDFSAYPSSGASIVCKACGLSFSVFRKKHVCCDCKKDFCSVCSVLQENLRRCSTCHLLQGTAFQRPQLMRLKVKDLRQYLILRNIPTDTCREKDDLVDLVLCHHGLGSEDTDTSSLHSSRSQTSSFFTHPFSLSVSVSSSQGELTNRRGSTENGPPVQGQGGMPSANNEEEEEEENAEEQTPSMSRKRARASLSDISSLEDIERSSVRQLKEILARNFVNYSGCCEKWELVEKVSRLYRESEENHRTQGEKIQLHENDDNLCRICMDAVIDCVLLECGHMVTCTKCGKRMSECPICRQYVVRAVHVFKS